From the Rhodococcus sp. NBC_00297 genome, one window contains:
- a CDS encoding carbohydrate ABC transporter permease has product MAATTKTKAGWSIVNLLVLLYALIPLVWIISLSFKPVANIADGKFIPTTWTLDNYKGIFQTSQFTSALINSIGIGLITTLIAVVIGTMAAYAVARLDFPGKKLLVGAALLIAMFPQISLVTPLFDIERALGLFDTWPGLIIPYITFALPLAIYTLSAFFREIPWELEKAAKMDGATPGQAFRKVIAPLAAPGIVTAAILVFIFAWNDLLLAISLTATERSVTVPAAISQFTGSSQFEEPTGSIAAAAVVITIPIIIFVLFFQRRIVAGLTSGAVKG; this is encoded by the coding sequence TCAACCTTCTCGTCCTGCTGTACGCGCTGATCCCGCTCGTGTGGATCATCAGCCTGTCGTTCAAGCCGGTGGCGAACATCGCCGACGGCAAGTTCATCCCGACGACGTGGACGTTGGACAACTACAAGGGCATCTTCCAGACGTCCCAGTTCACCAGCGCCCTGATCAACTCCATCGGCATCGGTCTGATCACCACGCTCATCGCGGTGGTCATCGGCACGATGGCGGCCTACGCCGTCGCTCGTCTCGACTTCCCCGGCAAGAAGCTCCTCGTCGGCGCCGCGCTGCTCATCGCGATGTTCCCCCAGATCTCGCTCGTCACACCGCTGTTCGACATCGAGCGTGCGCTGGGCCTGTTCGACACCTGGCCGGGCCTGATCATCCCGTACATCACGTTCGCGCTCCCGCTCGCCATCTACACGCTGTCGGCGTTCTTCCGTGAGATCCCCTGGGAGCTGGAGAAGGCCGCCAAGATGGACGGTGCCACCCCGGGACAGGCGTTCCGCAAGGTCATCGCACCGCTCGCGGCACCGGGCATCGTCACCGCGGCGATCCTCGTCTTCATCTTCGCGTGGAACGACCTGCTGCTCGCCATCTCGTTGACGGCCACCGAGCGTTCGGTCACGGTGCCGGCAGCGATCTCACAGTTCACCGGTAGTTCGCAGTTCGAGGAACCGACGGGCTCGATCGCGGCTGCGGCCGTGGTCATCACCATCCCGATCATCATCTTCGTCCTGTTCTTCCAACGTCGTATCGTGGCGGGCCTGACGTCCGGCGCAGTGAAGGGATAA
- a CDS encoding ABC transporter ATP-binding protein: protein MAEIVLDKVTKLYPDGAAAVSDVDITIADGEFIILVGPSGCGKSTTLNMIAGLEDISSGELRIAGERVNERAPKDRDIAMVFQSYALYPHMTVRDNIAFPLTLAKMSKEDIAKKVDDAARILDLGQHLDRKPSNLSGGQRQRVAMGRAIVRSPKAFLMDEPLSNLDAKLRVQMRTEIAQLQKRLETTTVYVTHDQTEAMTLGDRVVVLRGGLVQQIGSPQELYDHPRNLFVAGFIGSPSMNFVSGRLTDGGVTTSLGEIRLSDEARQKIASKNAKGDVVVGIRPEHLEDASLVESYQKINGSTFSARVEVLESMGSDKYIYFSAEGPKVTSRELDELAADSGADGGQLVARLSAESAARMGESIELWFDQKRVSVFDVESGANLTL, encoded by the coding sequence ATGGCCGAAATCGTTCTCGACAAAGTGACCAAGCTGTACCCGGACGGTGCCGCGGCGGTGAGCGACGTCGACATCACCATCGCCGACGGCGAGTTCATCATCCTGGTCGGACCCTCCGGCTGCGGAAAGTCCACCACGCTCAACATGATCGCCGGCCTCGAGGACATCTCGAGCGGCGAGCTGCGCATCGCCGGTGAGCGCGTGAACGAGCGGGCACCGAAGGATCGCGACATCGCGATGGTGTTCCAGTCGTACGCGCTCTACCCCCACATGACGGTGCGCGACAACATCGCCTTCCCCCTCACACTCGCCAAGATGAGCAAGGAGGACATCGCGAAGAAGGTCGACGACGCCGCCCGCATCCTCGACCTGGGCCAGCACCTCGACCGCAAGCCGTCCAACCTCTCCGGTGGTCAGCGTCAGCGCGTCGCGATGGGACGCGCGATCGTCCGCAGCCCCAAGGCGTTCCTCATGGACGAGCCGCTGTCGAACCTCGACGCCAAGCTGCGCGTGCAGATGCGGACCGAGATCGCCCAGCTGCAGAAGCGTCTCGAGACCACCACGGTGTACGTGACGCACGACCAGACCGAGGCCATGACGCTCGGCGACCGCGTCGTCGTGCTCCGCGGCGGGCTGGTGCAGCAGATCGGCTCGCCGCAGGAGCTCTACGATCACCCGCGAAACCTGTTCGTGGCGGGCTTCATCGGGTCGCCGTCCATGAACTTCGTGTCGGGTCGTCTGACGGACGGCGGGGTCACCACCTCGCTCGGCGAGATCCGGTTGAGCGACGAGGCGCGGCAGAAGATCGCCTCGAAGAACGCGAAGGGGGACGTCGTCGTCGGCATCCGCCCCGAGCATCTCGAGGACGCCTCGCTCGTCGAGTCGTACCAGAAGATCAACGGCAGCACGTTCTCGGCGCGAGTCGAGGTGCTGGAGTCGATGGGGTCGGACAAGTACATCTACTTCTCCGCCGAGGGCCCCAAGGTCACCTCGCGCGAACTCGACGAGCTGGCCGCGGACTCCGGCGCGGACGGCGGCCAGTTGGTCGCTCGACTCTCGGCCGAGTCCGCCGCTCGCATGGGTGAGTCCATCGAGCTGTGGTTCGACCAGAAGCGCGTGTCGGTGTTCGACGTCGAGTCGGGTGCCAATCTGACGCTCTGA
- a CDS encoding chromosome partitioning protein ParB, with product MARDTGFPAADAQNDFSRQRRRADVARLVGWLRRQPDDINTILPFDEVVAALGKVRERRVGLEVIRVDSIVGSVDRTRDFDRYFRPTSTRTRERWQRLATAWRRGEPMPPIEVYRVGGMHFVIDGHHRVSIACAMHSLTIEAYVTEIITRISPDGITTRGDLLVKDHRRIFLSRVPLTGKSREAIEFTDPWQYAELSDAVEAWGFRLMQELGEFVDRRTVARRWFGEEFLPVVRMVRSVGGMLTRHTDAEAYMWVARERYRLVRSHIWNDEIIAQLKEAAPN from the coding sequence ATGGCTCGTGACACCGGATTCCCCGCTGCCGACGCGCAGAACGACTTCTCCCGCCAGCGCCGGCGCGCGGACGTGGCGCGGCTGGTCGGCTGGCTGCGCCGTCAACCGGACGACATCAACACGATCCTGCCGTTCGACGAGGTGGTCGCCGCCCTGGGCAAGGTGCGGGAGCGCCGCGTCGGACTCGAGGTCATCCGGGTCGACTCGATCGTGGGCAGCGTGGATCGCACCCGCGACTTCGACCGGTACTTCCGCCCGACGTCGACGCGGACACGCGAACGCTGGCAGCGCCTCGCCACCGCCTGGCGCCGCGGCGAACCGATGCCGCCCATCGAGGTGTATCGCGTCGGCGGCATGCACTTCGTCATCGACGGGCACCATCGCGTGTCCATCGCCTGCGCGATGCACAGTCTCACCATCGAGGCCTACGTCACCGAGATCATCACCCGCATCTCCCCCGACGGCATCACCACGAGGGGCGATCTCCTCGTGAAGGATCACCGGCGCATCTTCCTCAGCCGTGTCCCCCTCACCGGGAAGTCGCGCGAGGCGATCGAGTTCACGGATCCGTGGCAGTACGCCGAACTCTCGGATGCGGTGGAGGCCTGGGGTTTCCGGCTGATGCAGGAGCTCGGCGAGTTCGTCGACCGGCGCACCGTCGCCCGCCGCTGGTTCGGTGAGGAGTTCCTGCCGGTCGTCCGGATGGTGCGGTCCGTCGGGGGCATGTTGACCCGCCACACCGACGCCGAGGCCTACATGTGGGTGGCGCGCGAGCGTTACCGCCTGGTGCGCAGCCACATCTGGAACGACGAGATCATCGCGCAGCTCAAGGAGGCCGCCCCGAACTGA
- a CDS encoding metallophosphoesterase family protein, whose protein sequence is MVTVLTVSDEVVEGLWNARTLPFDVDLVLGAGDLPFEYLEHLAEAADAPCVFVPGNHDADLTGYSAGRAGWMRAGLPSSWPGPDGAVNADRRIVSAAGLRIAGLGGSIRYRDGPNQWTERQQKRRSGSLIRTHTWHPLLRRGADAHGVDVLLTHSPPFGVGDAEDAPHRGFRCLDPLTERLRPQLLVHGHIHPHGTRPADRQLHGATVINTVGYALIDITPGGDTAPIIERRRHGS, encoded by the coding sequence GTGGTGACTGTGCTGACCGTGTCCGACGAGGTGGTCGAAGGCCTGTGGAACGCCCGCACACTCCCGTTCGACGTCGACCTGGTCCTCGGTGCGGGCGACCTGCCGTTCGAGTACCTCGAGCACCTCGCCGAGGCCGCCGACGCCCCGTGCGTCTTCGTCCCCGGCAACCACGACGCCGACCTCACCGGGTACTCGGCCGGTCGAGCCGGCTGGATGCGTGCCGGGCTGCCGTCGAGCTGGCCCGGTCCGGACGGCGCCGTCAACGCCGATCGACGGATCGTCAGCGCCGCCGGTCTGCGGATCGCGGGGCTGGGCGGGTCCATCCGCTACCGCGACGGACCCAACCAGTGGACGGAACGGCAGCAGAAGCGGCGCTCCGGCTCCCTGATCCGGACCCACACCTGGCACCCGCTGCTGCGACGCGGAGCGGACGCACACGGGGTCGACGTCCTGCTGACCCACAGCCCACCGTTCGGTGTCGGCGACGCCGAGGACGCACCACACCGCGGTTTCCGGTGTCTCGATCCGCTCACCGAGCGGTTGCGGCCTCAGCTCCTCGTCCACGGACACATCCACCCGCACGGCACGAGGCCGGCCGACCGACAGCTGCACGGAGCCACGGTGATCAACACCGTCGGCTACGCCCTGATCGACATCACCCCGGGCGGCGACACCGCGCCCATCATCGAGAGGCGACGTCATGGCTCGTGA
- a CDS encoding suppressor of fused domain protein: MDGVSGSDVTAQVRTHLQTVLGQDDPSSASVTFLGLEPLEVLLFAADVEGVVRFTTLGCSRHPMADPSDMVTDSQRGPRAELILALRGVDESVAEVWRTLAVFAASPAVEGIVLVPDALLDAGEPLWPGAPFTAVLLTAESGVADLELPEPYDPVRFLRAVPITGTEAAWVRLRGADALRDAWTEAGIDIADPRRSAASLRPPT, from the coding sequence ATGGACGGTGTGAGTGGGAGCGACGTGACAGCGCAGGTGCGAACCCATCTGCAGACGGTGCTCGGTCAGGACGACCCGTCCAGCGCGTCCGTGACCTTCCTGGGCCTCGAGCCGCTGGAGGTGTTGCTGTTCGCTGCCGACGTCGAGGGAGTCGTGCGGTTCACCACTCTCGGGTGCTCGCGGCATCCGATGGCCGACCCGTCCGACATGGTCACCGACTCGCAGCGAGGCCCGCGCGCCGAGCTGATCCTGGCCCTGCGCGGAGTCGACGAGTCCGTCGCCGAGGTCTGGCGCACGCTCGCCGTCTTCGCCGCGTCGCCCGCGGTGGAGGGCATCGTGCTGGTGCCCGACGCCCTGCTGGACGCCGGCGAGCCTCTCTGGCCCGGCGCTCCGTTCACGGCGGTGCTGTTGACGGCCGAGTCCGGAGTGGCCGACCTCGAGCTGCCCGAACCGTACGATCCGGTGCGGTTCCTGCGGGCAGTCCCGATCACCGGCACCGAGGCCGCGTGGGTGCGCCTGCGCGGAGCCGATGCGTTGCGCGACGCGTGGACCGAGGCGGGCATCGACATCGCCGACCCGCGGCGCTCGGCGGCGTCGCTGCGCCCGCCCACCTGA
- a CDS encoding PHP domain-containing protein, protein MLIDLHTHSTSSDGTETPTELIATATAAGLDVIALTDHDTTLGWDEAVAAVTATPGAPTLVRGMEMSCQGRGADGDPVTVHLLAYLFDPGHVAFAEERSRLRGEREVRLRSMIDRMAADGYDVDADTILAAAGPSAGRPHLARALVAAGVVETVNDAFTDLLRTGGTYYVEKADTPLDLAVELIADAGGVPVIAHARARTRGRLLHTDHILELAAGGRLGGLEVDHPDHSPEDADVLRDIAREHDLVVTGSSDYHGTNKTTPIAARTTAEDQFDALVSRATGVPLVVPGGRR, encoded by the coding sequence GTGCTGATCGATCTCCACACCCATTCCACGTCGTCGGACGGAACCGAGACGCCCACCGAGCTGATCGCCACGGCGACCGCCGCGGGCCTCGACGTGATCGCGTTGACCGACCACGACACCACGCTCGGCTGGGACGAGGCCGTGGCCGCGGTGACCGCGACGCCCGGTGCGCCCACCCTGGTCCGTGGCATGGAGATGTCGTGCCAGGGCCGCGGAGCCGACGGTGACCCGGTGACGGTGCATCTGCTCGCGTACCTCTTCGACCCCGGGCACGTCGCCTTCGCCGAGGAGCGCAGCCGGTTGCGTGGGGAGCGGGAAGTGCGTCTGCGCAGCATGATCGACCGTATGGCGGCCGACGGCTACGACGTCGACGCCGACACCATCCTCGCCGCGGCAGGTCCGTCGGCGGGCCGCCCGCACCTCGCCCGTGCACTCGTCGCGGCCGGAGTCGTCGAGACCGTGAACGACGCGTTCACCGACCTGCTGCGGACCGGTGGGACGTACTACGTCGAGAAGGCGGACACCCCACTCGACCTCGCCGTCGAGTTGATCGCCGACGCCGGGGGAGTGCCCGTCATCGCCCACGCCCGCGCGCGCACGCGAGGTCGACTCCTGCACACCGACCACATTCTCGAGCTCGCCGCCGGTGGGCGACTCGGCGGACTCGAGGTCGATCACCCCGACCACAGCCCCGAGGACGCGGACGTCCTGCGCGACATCGCGCGCGAGCACGATCTCGTCGTGACCGGATCCTCCGATTACCACGGCACCAACAAGACGACGCCGATCGCGGCCCGCACCACCGCCGAGGACCAGTTCGACGCGTTGGTGAGCCGGGCGAC